The nucleotide sequence CTGTCGGCCTCTCCCAGTTTGGCACTTCTAGAGCAAAGGATCAGAAAGCAAGAATGCGAGAAGGAACTATAGTGGGGAAGCTATAATTGGTGTTAATCTTTTCCAGAATAAAGAGGCTTGTTAAGCTGATCCTCTCGTGCCACatgcaaatgttttgttttgtttttgcctcagATGAACATTTATGATGGAACTGCTGGATTGGATATTGCTAACttgcaattatttattattactacagtaagGACTCCACACATAGACCCAAGCCCAGGGTTGGTGGAATGTCAGGGGAGTAGAGAGCTGGGTTTTGGTCTCTTTTAAAAGGGATACCCTGTAGATatgcaaaaaaatagaaaaagtcaATAAATCAATAACTGTTCATGGCTTTTTTGAAGAAAGTAAATGGAAGCTGTCATACTGAcacagacaattggtccatctggctctgtGTTGTTTATGCTGAATTTGAACTGATCAGCAGTGCTTGCAAACCCCATTTTTTTCAACCAGCCACATCTTTTCCTGCCCCACATCTGACATCAGGTGTAGAGGAAGTGGATATTAAGTCCTAGACCCAACCCTGGAACATACAAGAGAGACAAGAAACCCACTTAGGAGTAGGTTTAACCTGTATGGGGGGGATGACTGAAGAAGGGTAGGGACTGGTAAAAGCTACAGAAAGCAACAGGGGCCCATGTCTGTGGGTGGTTATTCTGGCATGGAACTGCAGAGTCAGAGATGTCATCATCTATATCAGGGTGGTGAGCCCCCTATCTCCCTTCAGATGTGGATGGAccagctcccatcattgctgacctttagccatgctggctgccaggggctgatgggagatggagtctggCAGCAGCGGTGGGCAATGCATttctgtggattctgccacctgggGCAGTTGCCTCATCTTGCCACaagggtgggccagccctgaccccaacagatcttgcttcccctgTCGGTTTCCAGAGGAGACCCAAAGTCCAGCACAAAGcaagacatctctctctctctctctctctctctctctctctctctctctctctctctctccctccagcttTCAGCTCACACACACAACTCTGGCTTTGTTCTCTCATCTATCAGGCAGGTGAGGTGGGTAGCGAAAGGCCTGCCCAtttgtttctatggcaacagagCTCACCCTTTCGAGATGCAGACGATGGATACTTAACTGGCCAGTCAAAGGTACTGGCATTGACAAACCTTGACAAAGGAACTTGTTTGGCAAGTTTCCTCTTATGTACTCTATCCTCACAGATGCAGTTGCAGGTTCAGAAGGGATCCAGTTTCATCCAGACTGACCAATCTAGCAACTACATCAATAGCAATCTGAATTATCCAAGTGCTAGTTACGTAGTGGAAATGGCACCGTACAtgcgcacacacagacacagagagaTGAGGAAACAACATGCTCAGGGGAACCCAGAGAGGCAAATGACTCACCCCCAAAAGAAAACAGCAAGATGGGGGCTGAGTATGCTCAGTGTGCAGGGAATAGGAAAATGGTGGCAgctggaagaagaatggaatggagtacTCTGAAGAGGGCTAAAAGGAGGATTACATGCGGCAACCCTTTATTGCAGGTTGCCCTTGTATTATTTTGACACCCGTGAGTTACTTACGCTCCATCCCCATAGACTTTGATGGCGTTGATCCAGTTTTTGGCCCAGCCTTGCCTATGCAGGCAAGAGCAATCTTCGGTGAACTCCTGGCTGCGACCACTAAAGTGTCTGCCCTCGAATACTTCGATCCGGTAATTCTCGCCATGCTGTTGGCAAAGGCAGGTCAAAATTAGCTTCATGAAACAGCAGGGGCAAAACCCAGAGACACCTCGCTTTTCCAAATTCACACTAAAGAGCTTGGTATTGCGAAATATGTGTAAAAATGTATATAGAAAAATAACATTTGCACCCTTCTCTTCTTCTAAGGAGCTCCAGGCAACAGAgaggtgtttttccccccttttcattttGACCCACAGGTGAAAGACAGAAATGTGCCCTAGGCCAGCCAGTGAATTCTGTAGCCAGCAAAAAGCCACAGGTGGAAAATAGGTTCAGCATCAGCCCTCGCCAGCCAGCGACTGTTTCATaactttaatatttattttgtctactgatttaaaaattgcttttccACTTTTTGAAATCAAAGCAAGATCTCAAGAAGGTGGTTAGCAGCagacataaaaatatatatcaataaaaatgtattaaaacatttatttaaataagCAACACGTTGTCCCCCTCCCCCATACTATATACAAAATATGCCAGTGATTTGTGCCCTAAATATAGGAGAAGTAGTGcagtgtagtagttaagagtgtcAGCTTGGGATAGGACGATGTTTGCAATTTATTACGCACCCTTTACCTtcaggtcccagggtgggctaCGACAATTAAACCACAatattaatgtttttttaaaaagtttaaagcaACTTTAAAATTCAGGAATAAGGTGGGTTCTAAAATACGCATCTCCAGTGTCAAAAGCCAAGATAAACAAATGTGTCTTCAGCTAGagagactcaggttcaaatcGGTTCTGAGCCATGAACCTCACTAGGGAATTCTCTCCCTCAGAGTAGCCTATtttgcaggattgttgtgaatTAAATGAAGGTGGGAGAGAAGGACCCGTCACTTTACAATATGAGCAACATGCCTGTAAAGATGTGGTCATGCTAAGTTCTCCAGGAAGTTAGTACTTttcttattattgttgttttcagTGAGTAATTTAATGCCAGACTATGAAAGTGTTCAAACTTCAGCtgagatgggggagagagagagagagtttcagACCATCCTCAAGTGCCCTTTAGCATAAAACCTGCACCGGAAGAAATACAAACCACGAAACGACCACGCACAAGGTCAAGAAAACAAGGCCACAAGAATGCCACTTTTGACATTTGCAAGAGAACCAGACATCCATACATGGGAAATGAATTAAGAACCCCACGAGGAACGAAACTATGAGGAGGAAATTCCAAAACACACATCTATTTGAGACTGCTtcccttaaaacaaacaaacaaaataataatcacattttCCCTGTTCCTAGTCAAGTCTGTGGTTATTTATACAGGATAGTTGTGACTTTATTaagcaaggaaaagaaagaaacacacatgCCGCCCGCTTTGGTCTCCAGTATCCTGTCTATGCAATTCTTGGAAGGTGAACTGAGGTAAATTGCTTTGGGAATTTCCCTCTCCTCCCGCCGGTAGGTTTGGTAGGTATTTGTGAGGGAGTCTGCAGACAGGTATAAagttctttttagaaaaaaagaaaaagaaccagcAGACAGAGGAcataatatatttataaatggAATCATGTATGAGAAGACTTGGCTGAGGTAGAGGAAAGCTTGTGGCATTCTTTTGGCGGTGGAATCTCAGATATGCCTGAAACATCTGATAGCAGACCAAAAAAACAACCAAAGAATAGGCTCTCCCGTTCCCCATCTTGTACATACAGatgcacaaatacacacaccTTCCACTGCAATACAAATTTAGTCTGAAGACAGGAAATAGTAGTTAAAAATTGTTGAGGGTACTTTGAGGGAGGGCTCCATTCCTGTGGTGTGTATGTGTCttattatattaaaaatattaatttttttgctCTTCAGCTAGTAAGTTTGCAGAATGCCTTACAAAAAACGTCAGCAGGAGAGCTAACccattaacagcacaatccagTACATGTCTAAAAGAAGTCCCATAGAGTTCTATTGGTTGTTTCCAACTTAGATTAGAGCCACTTAATAGGCATAAGATAGTCCTGCCCATTAAgtacaatgggtctactctggagTAGGCATCACCACCCCAAGTTATTGCCAAGAGACTGAAGTAAGACATATCTAGTGGATCTTAATGATTAGGTGGGGTATTCCTTCAGATACTTGGGTTCcaggccattcagggctttacGCACCAATATTAATAAGTTTATTCGAGCCTGGTAATGCACAGAAAGCTGCTGTGGGGACTAGCGAACCAACTGGAGTTTGAAGAAGACAACAGAGGCTTAGACAATAGAAAATAGTTGCCTTACCATGCCTCCTCAGGTGACAGCTTAGAACTGATGAGCAGCCCCAAGCAATGAACTTGGTCCTTCAACCACCAACCCACAGAACTACCATCTTGTTGGGCTTCAGCTTCAATTTATTGGACCTCAACCATCCCAATACTCATTCCAAACACTGGTCAAGTACTTaaacagcctctcctgattcggGTGAGATAGaccactctgtgatcttcagatgtcGGGCATCATCACTGAAGACTGGGGTATCACCAACGTATTGATTGTGCCTTGCTCCAAATCCCTGGGTGACTTCCCCCAATGActtcataaagatgttaaaacagCAACTTGGAACACAATGGAACCCCGGAGGACCTCACAGTCCAGAAGCCATGGGGCTGAGCAAGGGACTCAGGTTCCTACAGGTAGGAACAGAACCACTGGGAGACAGAGGCAGCAGCCCCTAACCCAGAAGGATGCCAAGGCCCAGGAGATACAACGTTCTTGTTCTTTGTCTTGCTTGATCACATGATGATGGCACAAAGACCTGGGCTATGAAGGCAGTGTTTAATCCCCTGGAACAGACAAGCCTGCCCAGGCATGCAGAatccatgttttaaaatgtttttagttcattgcaattaaaaaaaatgttttaaatagtagtTTACTATTTTTACtggtaattttattgttttatactttGTAAAGTACTTTGAGGTTTTTATTCTATCAAGAGGTGCATGATTTTTTATGAAAAGTAATAAATTATGACCGTTCTGGCAAGTTGTTAAAACATACGATGATCCTGAAGACATTCCAGACATCCTCCCAAAGGGCAAGAGTGACAGACACCTGGAAACAGAGACTCCCTGTGATAAACAGGACCTGTCCTGTCGCTCatcaacaaaaaaaaaaaaaggagcactAACCATCCCAACTGGCTTGCAGGATCCCATTCGGTCATTGTGCCCGTTCCAGCGGTGGAAGCCAGGGTATTCACCATGCTCCAGGATGTACTGCTGGCCTCGGAAGTCTGCGAGGCTGAAACAGATCCAGGCTCCGCTCTGCACACAGATGGAATTGACTCTGTTCATGAAGCCCCGCTCCTGGAAGTTGTCGCAGGGCCCGCTAACCTCCAGCTTCCGGCCTGTGAAGCATTTGCCTTCATAGAAAGTGATCTAGAGGAAAGAGGACGTTCCAAGGATTGAGCTACGGCCACTGCGAGGCCCCACGACCCACCGGTATTCCAAGCAGATGGAATCCGCTGCCAGACGGATTTAATTTTGCATTCAACGAGAGAGTTCATTGAAAGCTGGAAGTATTCTTTTAATGAGACATTACAGCTTACAACACTGTGTGTGGCTAACAATGCAACCTCtcggggttttcttttcttttataaacATCGTTTTTTCAAATTGTGTATTTAGATTAATTAAGACACACTCCATTGTATTTCCCAATCCTCTTTATCCTCTTGCTTTCATATGCTTTTCCTTCTCTGGAGTTGCCAGATTCCTTGCGCTTTAAGGAATGCTCCTTAATTTCAGACCACCGCAGCTTGTGTGGCCCCATCCTGCAAGGCAACACAGCCCCACAATGTTTTGGAAAGCGTAGCTCCATTAAGCCATCCTGTCTCCTGTTGGCATCCAAAGCTTTTATTTTTCCAGCtcatctcctcctccctctttttttttaaaaagcctctgaTCTCATACATAAGCAAAGTTACAAAAAGGAACATGTTACTTACTTTTCCTGAATACTGAGACATGTTTCACTGGCAACTGCTAGCGCAGAGGCAGACTCCCAAATGGGATTTTCAGAGTCACGGGAAGCTCTACTATATATCAGCAGCAGGGAGACCAGGTTGGGTTTGTAAGGCCTGCCAAACAATGCACACTGGGGATGGTTCGTGCTTAGCTGGCAAGAACGGCATACCTCTCTCTCTGCTGATACGGGAGTTTTAATTTAATCCAGACAATTTAACAAAAGAATCACTCGTTGGGGGATTTGAGCAATGAGCATCGAACATTTACAGTTCCTTTTAGAGAGAAGCTTTATTTATTAGACGAGGTAACAAGCCAATTTTCACCTGCTTTTCCTTTTAACACAGCACACGTAAGCCTGGAGCCCATACAGTGAGAGTTCAGAAGATGCCTTAGAAATTAGGAATGTGCCCTATACTCTATTtgtctgtctagtccagcattatCTGTTTTAACTGGAAGTTATCTAAAGCTTCAAGtctctttttcctcttccttctttgcCCCCTtttccttgtctctctctctttttttaaagattgcaAGCAAGGACTGCCTTGTTTTAATTGTatataagccactctgggagcctttttagcTGGATTCTCAGATACAAATGTACTAAATACAAGTAAAGGAACCCAAGATCCTGGATATGAAATACACTGTATGTAAagtgtaggaacataggaagctgccttattcttatGAGAATTTGCATACCGCCCTCCATCCaaatatcacagggcagttcacaacataaaaatgcaagataaaaacactAAATACATAAATGCACAAAACACAGGCCTGAAGGATGTTTagaattacatctgaaccagacTGCAGCAACAGCCAACATACAAACGCGGACTTGCCCTTCTTTAGGGGAAATGGGATCTTCTGCTCTCAACTAGAGGCTTCCAACAAGTGTTCCAAGAAGCAAATTCCTCTGTGGCTCTGCAGAGGCTAGCTGTGTTGTACTCACATTTTCCTCGCAGAAAACAAGCCCCTATGGTGTATTAAAGGACAGAATGGATATGTTCAGAGCAGAACCTTCTTGCTACCATATCATGCTGTCCTGCTTCATCAGAAGACCTCATTAAACAATAGTGGAACCAATTTCATGTTAAGCCAAGCCCTGAAAATACATTTCTATTGCCAAGCTTCAAAATAATTTCCACATTGCATatgtacacccccccccaattctataTGGCTTATAAACGCCCTGCAGTACTATAGTTAATTCCTATATAAACCAGCAGATATGGAATGAGATCAAACTGGCTCAGCAAGTGCTATTTTTGTACCAGCACGCAATTTATTAGCAGGAACATTTTATACATTCAAAGCTCTCTAAAGACAAAACTAATTAAATCATATTACCCCTGGGGAAGGAGCTAATGATAATCATTCCTTTTTCACAGTTGGGGAAATTGGGCCAAtgggaggtcccaagcctcaagagGGAATTAATGGCAATGGCAGACTTGAAATCTAGCCCTCCAATGCTTGTACTAGGCCCCCAGGTGCCAGACTGCTTTCATTGCTTGGATCTTGGCAAAGCTTGCTGGATGGAGAAATACAATGCACCATGCAGCGTGCTTCCATCGTGAGCTCGTTATTTTACCGGTATTACCATTTTGTCTTCACAATCAACCCTTCAGGTACAAGAAGGCTGAAGCTGTGATTGGTCACCAACAGGACGCATGACGAAGCAAGGATTTGCGCTCATTCATTCATCCAATCCAATTCTACCTACTGCAGAACCCTTGTTCTCAGATCAGAACTGAACTATGCCATTTGAAAAGGGGGACCCCCTAGCATGTTTCAATGTACGCCCAATATTAAATGTGGGCAGCTGACGGAAAGGTTTATGATTGGCTGCTGTGGAGTATCACTCACTAAGGATCCTCAACtgtgggagagggctattgaccTCGTGTCCTACTTGTGACCCTCCCAAATGCatttggaaacagaatgctggatgaaACATGCCTCTCCTCTGACCAGCAGGGTCCTCAAGTTCTTATGGCCTTTGCTTTCATTATTAAATTAGTACACCCTAAAATTCATGCAATGGTCAAGACACTTTTCAGAATAGCATAGAGCGCAGCAACCCAACTGAAGTAGCCCAGCCTGTTGAGATGTTGAACATTTTACTACACATCAGCTTGGCCACCTAGTATATTCACAGCTTTCCATTTTTTTGTGTACTATTTTTGGATGACGAGGAGTGCTGTGACATCTTATTGTGGAATGAAAGCTTTAGGCCCACATCAAATGAGTGAAGAGGATGAAACTGGATCGTGCTGGCAGGAAAGTGAGGAAATATACTGTCAAGGGGGGGCGGACCTGGTTCACAAGATTGCGTTCAAAAAGATAATATGCATTCAGTTCACCCGTTACTGGAGCAGTAAATATACCATAATTATGGCCAGTGGGAGGTAATATACTGCTCAAAGTGCAAGAACAAGCCATAATTCTTCTTCAAAACCTGGAAAGTACAACCAAATATGTTAAATTCAAAAACTGCAGTCTTTTCCTGTAACTGACCTTTGAAAATGTTCTGTTTAAGCATTCCATCAAACATTTGGCGGCATACTGAACTAGGTATTTTTCAGAAATGGCAtgaaaaaaaatgtaaagaacCTGTTAAGCAGTGGGCACACAAAGGTTTGCAGCTATTTTATTTACAAGTATACATTTAACACAAAGAAACACCGATATTCAAGCCTAGTTAATAGTAGTGTAACAATATGCATCATCTGGATGATTATTCTAACCCAACTACATTGAAAAATTAATGCCAGTAAAATTCTTGGTCATAATATTaagaaatacaatatataaattgAAAATATGATTGCTTAAAATTTGAAAATGGAAgtgaagccttttttttttttttgcacaggaGTCAGAGTTTAACATAATCTGAAGGAAAAGTCTCCAACTGACTTTATATTGTTCAGgttaacagaagaagaaaaagcgtAGTTTCGCTGTGAGGGGGAACAGGCAGTTTGCTTCTTAAGGTAGAACATATTCCCAGTGTTCAGCCTTCGGTGGGCAATCACATCACCGAGCATGAAGACTTCCCTTGTGAAGATGCCCCGTCAATTTTCTCTGCCTCCAAAATTATCCTTCTGAAGACGTCCACAGCAGTCTGGAAAGAAGGCAGAGGGGCTATTAAGAATCTGAAGCACTAGAAAGCACAGCAGCCACTGTGACTGTTTTAGAATAGCGAACAAGGATGAGAAGAGGAAAGGTGACGACATGCTGTAGCTCAGCATTGCTAGCATGCCTGAGATGGATATGCACGTGACACGATGCAAAAAATCAGGACCGCCTAATTTCCTCACCCAACTCTCATTGCTAAACTCTGACCTGCAAGCCTTCCTTCTTCTTGTAATATGCAAGTGATGCTCAACATGTGAAGTGCCTCTTGAGCCAACATCGCTCAGAATGGGCCTTGTGTACCTTGCACAATGCGTGCGAAGATCACCGCAGACCACCATGCTGCTGAAGTTTCAAGCCAAAGTGTGAATCGGGTGGCTTTCCAAGGTGTAACGAAGACCTCTTTGTTAGGCCTGGCATGAGACCAGTGAAATATAATAGTAATTTGGTTTCATGCCTACTTGTTTTGCACTGTAAGTATTGTTACCTGCCCTGAGCATTGGGAGTGGAAAGATTAGCAGTCTCATCTCAGAAGGCTACGAGGCTATTTCAGGGACCTGAGCCTGAATTCATAACCCAATAGTTATGTGAAGAGAGCTACAGAGCTGGAAGCTATGAAGGCCAGGGAAATGTTTCTGAGAAACTAGAGGGCAATGTCAACAGATGCTAAGAGGCAGTTGACTCAATTAAGCTCCAGGAGCCGCATTTTGGTTTGGAGAAATAGATGCTTTTCAGAAGGTACTTCCATTATTCTGAGCTAGAAGGTAGCACAGAAAGGCACCCAAATATATAAGGACTGAATAGGAAGAACTGTCCCCTGAACCAAAATGCTGCCCTTCAGTatctttattaaatatatatatataatctcttaTCACCTAGTTGCTATTGATGTTTCATTTTTCGTGTTAAAAGCTCTTTTCCTCTTGTACTGAAACTTGTTAAGAATTTTTGCCTGCAGAAGTAATAGTTGCAGGGAAAATATAGTAAAGAATGAAGAAGTAGATGTTTTGGTAATGAGAATGCTGCAAATCATTTGTGTGAAACTATCTCGGCATTTTTGAGTTGGCACACTTGGAGAATCCAATGCTCGtctttctgtttttttctgttcATCAAGAATCATTTGCCAACGAGGTACAATTCTGAACTGGGCTTGCTTCCAAATTTGCTCCAGTGGATTCAAGCAGTCCCTTAAGCATCTTAAAAGTGCAATATGACAGTTAATTGAACATTGCCTCATATAATGCCAGATACGTACTGTATCTCATGTGACATTTAAAATCCAAAATCAAATGAAAAGGGTATTTGTCAGTATAATGTTTCCCAGACACAAATTGTCCACAAGTGGTCAATTAACCTAATATATTTCCTCTGCAATTAGATTTTTTGCAGAATCCCAAATAGCTTGCTCTACAGAAGTTTCACCTCTACATGCTGTTTCTTTGCTCCTGAAGGTAGACAGGAATGCAATTTTATTGAAACATTCAGATACCCTCCCCGATATTCTGAAACAGTAATTCAGCTCCCATTTTAACAAGGAATATATGATATGCTGCTTTAACTCAAGCTCAAGTCTAAAACTGCCAGTGCTCTTTTTAGCGGATCCTTTCATCTTACAAAATTAGGGAGGCTCTTCATCTGTGGTGGCAAAGCAAGAGTTCACCCTACCTCTGCAGCTTAAGGATAAATTGATGCAGTCATGCAACGAAGTCTATGGAAAATACATGTTTTAACAAGGTTCCCAGTTTGCATCGCCCATAACTAatcttgtttgtttgtagttttaAGTGGCTGCATTGATATGACCGCATTAATCTTCTGATGACTGTAATATTTACATGACAGTCTTGTTGCCTGAAGATTTCATCATATGGTGACATATCACAGTAATCTCCAGATCAGGAACAGTCAATGGGATGCAAACACCCAAGTGATGACTTTGCCACTATGCAAACGGTCATCAGCAAGCTGTAAAAAGCTGACTCGGGCAGCTCTTCTCCCATTTCCCTGGAAACACATTCATAATTAAGCAGCAATTCCTATTTCAACTTCAACCCTTTAGAAGCAAATTGGCTACCTGGTTTTCTTTAGCAGAAGATTCCAAGAAAGCTGCATTCCAGGATTCTGCTAAAGCTTTCCCTTCTTCATAGCTGAtcaccctgaaaaaaggaaaggaaa is from Podarcis raffonei isolate rPodRaf1 chromosome 12, rPodRaf1.pri, whole genome shotgun sequence and encodes:
- the CRYGN gene encoding gamma-crystallin N, whose translation is MSQYSGKITFYEGKCFTGRKLEVSGPCDNFQERGFMNRVNSICVQSGAWICFSLADFRGQQYILEHGEYPGFHRWNGHNDRMGSCKPVGMHGENYRIEVFEGRHFSGRSQEFTEDCSCLHRQGWAKNWINAIKVYGDGAWVLYEEPNYRGQMYVVERGDYSSCNEWQAACANIQSIRRVVNYF